A section of the Subtercola frigoramans genome encodes:
- a CDS encoding IS3 family transposase (programmed frameshift), which yields MSKEQSVAKPTTRRYSPEEKAAAVRMVRTLRAELGTDHGTVQRVATQLGYGIESVRTWVRQADVDDGVTPGVSTIEARRVRELEQENRELRRANEILKRAAKFLRGGARPPTQEVVAFIDRNKNDIVEGRRLGVEPICAVLQVAPSTYYAAKDRPPSSRATNDAALMPRLVELWESNYRVYGVRKLWKTARRAGIDIGRDQVARLMRAAGIQGATRSKRVKTTRADPAATRHPDLVRREFTATAPNRLWVTDLTFVPTWAGVAYVCFIIDAYSRMIVGWRCAPHMRTEMVLDAIEMARWGRGTHHEDLRCHSDAGSQFTSIRYGERLAEIGATPSIGTVGDSYDNALAETVNGYYKAELVRGPTRSQPWKTVEDLELATLGWVHWHNNQRLHGYLGDIPPAEYEHTFYAEQTTLNEPVEIK from the exons ATGTCGAAAGAACAATCTGTTGCGAAGCCGACGACGCGTCGCTATTCACCGGAGGAGAAGGCCGCCGCGGTCCGGATGGTCCGGACTCTCCGCGCCGAGCTCGGCACCGATCATGGGACTGTGCAGCGTGTCGCCACGCAGCTCGGGTATGGGATCGAGTCGGTGCGAACCTGGGTCAGGCAGGCCGATGTCGACGACGGTGTCACTCCCGGCGTGAGCACGATCGAAGCGCGTCGGGTGCGTGAGCTCGAGCAGGAGAACCGAGAGCTGCGCCGGGCAAACGAAATCCTGAAACGAGCTGCCA AGTTTCTTCGGGGCGGAGCTCGACCGCCAACACAAGAAGTAGTCGCGTTCATCGACCGAAACAAGAACGATATCGTCGAGGGTCGCCGGCTCGGAGTCGAGCCCATCTGCGCTGTATTGCAGGTGGCTCCGAGCACGTACTACGCCGCGAAAGATCGTCCTCCATCGTCGCGTGCGACCAACGACGCGGCGCTGATGCCACGATTGGTCGAGCTGTGGGAGTCGAACTACCGCGTCTATGGTGTTCGAAAGCTCTGGAAGACGGCCCGCCGAGCGGGCATCGATATTGGCCGCGACCAGGTCGCCCGGCTGATGCGCGCGGCTGGCATTCAGGGTGCTACCCGCTCGAAGCGGGTGAAGACGACAAGGGCTGATCCGGCAGCGACCCGGCACCCGGACCTAGTAAGGCGGGAGTTCACTGCGACGGCACCGAACAGGCTCTGGGTAACCGATCTGACGTTCGTGCCGACCTGGGCCGGTGTCGCGTATGTCTGCTTCATCATCGATGCCTACTCACGAATGATCGTGGGGTGGCGATGCGCGCCGCACATGCGCACCGAGATGGTGCTCGACGCGATCGAGATGGCTCGCTGGGGACGCGGTACCCACCACGAGGATCTGCGCTGCCACAGCGATGCAGGCAGTCAATTCACGTCAATTCGCTACGGCGAACGATTGGCTGAGATCGGTGCGACGCCCTCGATCGGAACCGTGGGTGATTCGTATGACAACGCTCTTGCTGAAACGGTGAACGGGTACTACAAAGCAGAACTCGTCCGAGGGCCCACCCGATCACAACCTTGGAAGACGGTGGAGGACCTCGAGTTGGCAACGCTCGGATGGGTGCACTGGCACAACAACCAACGCCTGCACGGCTACCTCGGCGACATCCCACCCGCCGAGTACGAGCACACGTTCTATGCTGAACAAACGACCCTCAACGAGCCAGTCGAAATCAAATAG
- the ppk2 gene encoding polyphosphate kinase 2, translated as MPKHLYEEELERLQIQLVSMQQWVIETGARVVVIFEGRDAAGKGGAIKRIMQYLNPRFARVAALPTPNEREKTQWYFQRYIKHLPAAGEIVLMDRSWYNRAGVERVMDYCTPEQYKRFLEQAPVFERMLVDDGIVLIKYWFSVSDEVQEERFHSRLNDPMRRWKLSDTDVVSITKWEDYSRAKDAMFEATDHPAAPWWTIESDDKRAARLNTISDLLTQIPYEPRTPDNVAIPPRPTADNYERPARERYHYVHDHAAEVKAK; from the coding sequence ATGCCCAAGCACCTCTACGAGGAAGAACTCGAGAGGCTCCAGATTCAGCTGGTCAGCATGCAGCAGTGGGTCATTGAGACCGGGGCACGCGTCGTCGTTATCTTCGAAGGCCGTGATGCTGCAGGAAAGGGCGGCGCGATCAAACGGATCATGCAGTACCTGAACCCGCGATTCGCCCGCGTAGCCGCCCTGCCAACTCCGAACGAGCGCGAGAAGACGCAATGGTATTTCCAGCGTTATATCAAGCACCTCCCGGCCGCAGGCGAAATCGTGCTCATGGACCGTTCCTGGTACAACCGCGCCGGCGTCGAACGCGTAATGGACTATTGCACCCCGGAGCAATACAAGCGATTCCTAGAGCAAGCGCCCGTGTTCGAGCGGATGCTCGTCGACGACGGCATCGTTCTTATCAAGTACTGGTTCTCCGTTTCCGACGAAGTCCAGGAAGAACGCTTCCACTCCCGTCTGAACGACCCGATGCGACGCTGGAAGCTCTCCGACACCGACGTCGTATCCATCACGAAGTGGGAGGACTACTCCCGGGCCAAAGATGCGATGTTCGAGGCCACCGACCACCCCGCTGCGCCCTGGTGGACCATTGAGAGCGATGACAAACGCGCCGCGAGACTCAACACGATCAGCGACCTACTGACGCAGATTCCCTATGAACCGCGCACCCCCGACAATGTGGCTATCCCGCCTCGCCCGACCGCAGACAACTACGAACGCCCCGCCCGTGAGCGATACCACTACGTCCACGACCACGCCGCCGAAGTTAAGGCCAAATAG